The Pirellulimonas nuda genome includes a region encoding these proteins:
- a CDS encoding tetratricopeptide repeat protein, which produces MPLRRLAVNAARLASVAACLTALTAPLQPTPAPPERSQLARAAAYHAAGVGLYDQGDLSAALRCYQRAWRWDPRQPERLAEIVSLAFSLERPEEAMRYALLGAERGAVDPALLRRMALLAKETEDYGRAARLYRRWLAQQPTGEAKGLNALMVRLEAAQLEYIDGDVQAAAQLYAETLPAISQGAGEAADRFRAALGGSFGSVLEVMSLCFLEAGRKADAEKAVALLAAEPDAVTEAPYWQARVALARGDAVTAVDKLMQYFDRHRDPVGATPYELLVEALTRLGDSARTVPLLEQIVATRPNQPDAVFALAQAKHRAGDREGATGLYERVVAWGDAEEDPSTGSQGVAVSGEAYLTSAARLLEEQRRQGQPGGALDLYRRVDAAWVLSVPTIEETFDDADFTQAVFDRLAASRKVGGGAFDPRFAARLAIAARRYRTAGAYYRDAINAASEQEQREELTAEWIDQLLSQGEFAESAEAIAWTLQHRGWEKDDPAPHYHLAGSLAMSDETDAAIDAAREAVRLDPDSAEFAGRLAWVSYQAKRYDDAAAAYEALIQRFDEDQDPATRAVLMDARAALSNICQTQGKHEAAEEWLEQALDEFPDDYAVKNDLGYLWADRGVNLKLARRLAAEAVTEKPDNGAYWDSLGWADYRLGDFGAAAESLEKAVALAELAGMSPGDGVMFDHLGDAYAAAGRTKEARRAWSRAAAMLKEADPPTAKKAAAKAKAD; this is translated from the coding sequence ATGCCATTGCGACGCCTTGCCGTGAACGCCGCGCGCCTCGCATCCGTCGCGGCGTGCCTGACGGCGCTCACCGCCCCCCTCCAGCCCACGCCGGCGCCGCCAGAGCGGTCGCAACTGGCCCGCGCCGCCGCCTACCACGCCGCCGGCGTTGGGCTCTACGACCAAGGCGACCTGTCCGCCGCGTTGCGTTGCTACCAGCGTGCGTGGCGGTGGGACCCACGCCAGCCGGAGCGGCTGGCGGAGATCGTCTCGCTGGCTTTCAGCCTCGAGCGGCCCGAAGAAGCGATGCGGTACGCGCTGTTGGGCGCCGAGCGCGGCGCGGTCGATCCGGCGCTGCTGCGGCGGATGGCGCTGCTGGCCAAGGAGACGGAAGACTACGGACGCGCCGCGCGGCTCTACCGCCGTTGGCTGGCGCAGCAGCCGACGGGCGAGGCCAAGGGGCTCAACGCGTTGATGGTCCGCCTAGAAGCGGCCCAGCTTGAGTACATCGACGGCGACGTCCAGGCCGCGGCACAGCTCTACGCCGAAACGCTCCCCGCGATCTCGCAGGGCGCCGGCGAGGCGGCCGACCGCTTCCGCGCCGCGTTGGGCGGCTCGTTCGGCAGCGTGCTCGAGGTGATGTCGCTCTGCTTCCTCGAGGCGGGCCGCAAGGCCGACGCCGAGAAGGCCGTCGCGCTGCTCGCCGCCGAGCCAGACGCCGTGACCGAAGCCCCCTACTGGCAGGCCCGCGTGGCGCTCGCCCGGGGCGACGCGGTGACCGCGGTCGACAAACTGATGCAGTACTTCGACCGCCATCGCGACCCGGTCGGGGCGACCCCCTACGAGCTTCTGGTCGAGGCGCTCACGCGGCTGGGCGACTCGGCGCGGACCGTGCCGCTGCTGGAGCAGATCGTCGCGACGCGGCCCAACCAGCCGGACGCCGTGTTCGCCCTGGCGCAGGCCAAGCACCGGGCGGGCGACCGGGAGGGAGCGACGGGGTTGTACGAACGGGTTGTGGCCTGGGGCGACGCCGAGGAAGACCCCTCCACGGGGTCGCAAGGCGTAGCGGTCAGCGGCGAGGCGTACCTCACCTCGGCGGCCCGCTTGCTGGAGGAGCAGCGGCGCCAAGGCCAGCCCGGCGGCGCCCTCGACCTGTACCGTCGGGTCGACGCGGCGTGGGTCTTGAGCGTCCCAACGATCGAAGAGACGTTCGACGACGCCGACTTCACCCAGGCCGTGTTCGACCGCCTCGCGGCGTCACGCAAGGTAGGCGGGGGGGCCTTCGACCCCCGCTTCGCCGCGCGGCTCGCCATCGCCGCCCGCCGGTACCGCACCGCCGGCGCCTACTACCGCGACGCCATCAACGCGGCAAGCGAGCAAGAGCAGCGCGAGGAGCTAACCGCGGAGTGGATTGATCAGCTCTTGAGCCAGGGGGAGTTCGCCGAGTCGGCCGAGGCGATCGCGTGGACGCTGCAGCACCGCGGCTGGGAGAAGGACGACCCCGCGCCGCACTACCACCTGGCCGGCTCGCTGGCGATGAGCGACGAGACGGACGCCGCGATCGACGCGGCGCGCGAAGCGGTTCGGCTCGACCCCGACTCGGCGGAGTTCGCCGGTCGGCTGGCCTGGGTCAGCTATCAAGCCAAACGCTACGACGACGCCGCCGCTGCGTACGAGGCGCTCATCCAGCGTTTCGACGAAGACCAAGACCCCGCCACGCGGGCCGTGCTGATGGACGCCCGCGCCGCCCTGTCGAACATCTGCCAGACGCAGGGCAAGCACGAAGCCGCGGAGGAGTGGCTCGAGCAGGCGCTCGACGAGTTCCCAGACGACTACGCGGTGAAGAACGACCTGGGCTACCTGTGGGCCGACCGCGGGGTGAACCTCAAGCTGGCCCGGCGGCTGGCCGCCGAGGCCGTGACCGAGAAGCCCGACAACGGCGCCTACTGGGACAGCCTGGGCTGGGCCGACTACCGCCTGGGAGACTTCGGCGCCGCGGCCGAGTCGCTGGAAAAGGCGGTGGCGCTCGCCGAGCTGGCGGGCATGTCGCCGGGCGACGGCGTGATGTTCGACCACCTGGGAGACGCCTACGCGGCGGCGGGGCGGACCAAAGAAGCCCGTCGCGCCTGGTCTCGGGCGGCGGCCATGCTGAAGGAAGCCGACCCACCGACCGCCAAGAAAGCCGCCGCCAAAGCCAAAGCAGACTGA
- the rbfA gene encoding 30S ribosome-binding factor RbfA gives MTSRRTLKAAEAIREVVSMTILTGLRDPRVQDVTVTHVEVSPDMRQAKVHVSVMGDEAKQKLSLHGLRSSAGFLQSKISERIDTRYTPRLVFELDDGVKKSIAIAKLLEEVLEKDRAAPADQEPEESEEQETSE, from the coding sequence ATGACTTCCCGCCGCACCCTCAAAGCCGCTGAGGCGATCCGTGAGGTCGTCAGCATGACGATCCTCACGGGGCTGCGCGACCCGCGTGTGCAGGACGTCACGGTGACGCACGTCGAGGTCTCGCCCGACATGCGTCAGGCCAAGGTGCACGTTTCGGTGATGGGAGACGAAGCGAAGCAGAAGCTCTCGCTGCACGGGCTGCGGAGCTCCGCCGGTTTCTTGCAGAGCAAGATCTCGGAGCGGATCGACACCCGCTACACCCCGCGTCTGGTGTTCGAGCTCGACGACGGGGTGAAGAAGTCGATCGCCATCGCCAAGCTGCTCGAAGAGGTGCTCGAGAAGGACCGGGCGGCGCCGGCCGACCAAGAGCCCGAAGAGTCAGAAGAACAAGAGACCAGCGAGTAA
- the infB gene encoding translation initiation factor IF-2: MAVRIYALAKDLNIDGKELVDICARAGVTGKGSALASLSDEEVDKLKQFMNGGGNAPKATATQQAPPPPTRPAEPARGGRMRVIVAPKSRPLTPEPPAASEPEPAPPQKTEPTADEPKKPAAAAAAEAPAELPQPESKPTPDEAGQGPLAGMLRREDYIGPGGAGGRPPMLSGSRGGGLRDASKPKRAGESPKPRPVVKLAAMPAPAQPAAPKKKKEDEAPAQKPDMKLPAEVMGGGRLGAKPLAAHLKRAERTLEAEKIRAKSGVGVRKDVEDDDTARGKGRGRGRGAASPAEDKSRPMLGGREQRQLSRTRSRGPRNNYDGGRRRSFRRGRSGVNTAAPRKDAVTVELPCTVRDLSEAIGVPAAQILRVLMTEGVMTTITAMIEPDLAEFVAAELGAEVNFQLAETLEDKLLSEIDDSEDDEASLVPRAPVITFLGHVDHGKTSLLDRIIGIDVAKGESGGITQHIRAYQIDNGGKPIAFVDTPGHAAFTEMRARGANVTDIAVIVVAADDGVMPQTEEAISHAKAAGVPIVVAMNKTDLPGFDPLKTLTGLSTCGIVPSEWGGDVEVVKTSAATGAGIEDLLETLLTIAELQDYRANPDRPAVGVCLDSQQGSDSGVAIKLIVERGTLRVGDVVVCGDGYGKVKAMVDPLSGERIEAAGPSRPVDVFGLDAAPSAGERFYVLDDIGQAREIAEDRADRSRTTMLGSNGFQHVTLETLFERLDGDEEVQTLNLILRADVRGSIEAIEKELSKLQHPEVRLRILQRSVGGISEADVTLADASDAVVIGFNVVPDEKARAKAAQLGVEVRRYEVIYKIADDLRAAMEGMLKPEERELTLGTALVQATFKISRLGVIAGCRVISGVVARDGRMRVIRDSTVVGDYAIDSLKREKDDAKEVRDGYECGIKLVGFNDIKEGDLLECYKIEKISRTFDDR; the protein is encoded by the coding sequence TTGGCGGTTCGCATTTACGCACTTGCGAAAGACCTGAATATCGACGGCAAAGAGCTGGTTGATATCTGCGCGCGCGCCGGAGTGACCGGCAAGGGCTCTGCGCTTGCCAGCCTTTCCGACGAAGAGGTCGATAAACTCAAGCAATTCATGAACGGCGGCGGAAACGCCCCCAAGGCGACCGCTACCCAGCAGGCCCCGCCCCCGCCGACCCGCCCCGCCGAACCCGCCCGCGGCGGCAGGATGCGCGTGATCGTCGCGCCCAAGTCGCGGCCGCTCACTCCCGAGCCCCCGGCGGCCAGCGAGCCAGAACCGGCGCCTCCGCAGAAGACGGAGCCGACGGCCGACGAGCCCAAGAAGCCGGCGGCCGCTGCCGCGGCCGAGGCGCCCGCCGAACTCCCCCAGCCTGAGTCGAAGCCCACCCCCGACGAGGCGGGCCAAGGCCCCCTGGCCGGGATGCTGCGGCGCGAAGACTACATCGGCCCCGGCGGCGCCGGCGGACGCCCCCCCATGCTGAGCGGCTCGCGAGGCGGAGGTCTCCGCGACGCGTCCAAGCCGAAGCGAGCGGGAGAATCCCCCAAGCCGCGCCCGGTGGTCAAGCTTGCGGCCATGCCCGCCCCCGCGCAGCCCGCCGCGCCCAAGAAGAAGAAAGAAGACGAGGCCCCGGCACAGAAACCGGACATGAAGCTCCCGGCAGAAGTCATGGGGGGAGGCAGGCTCGGCGCCAAGCCGCTGGCTGCCCACCTGAAGCGCGCCGAGCGGACCCTGGAAGCAGAGAAGATCCGCGCCAAGAGCGGCGTCGGCGTGCGGAAAGACGTTGAAGACGACGATACCGCCCGTGGCAAGGGGCGTGGCCGCGGACGCGGCGCCGCCTCTCCGGCAGAAGACAAGTCGCGCCCGATGCTGGGTGGCCGCGAGCAGCGTCAGCTCAGCCGCACCCGCAGCCGGGGACCGCGCAACAATTACGACGGCGGACGCCGGCGTTCGTTCCGCCGTGGCCGCAGCGGCGTCAACACCGCCGCGCCGCGGAAAGACGCGGTGACCGTCGAGCTTCCGTGCACGGTCCGCGATCTTTCCGAAGCGATCGGCGTGCCCGCGGCTCAGATCTTGCGGGTCCTAATGACCGAAGGGGTGATGACCACCATCACCGCGATGATCGAGCCGGACCTGGCCGAGTTCGTGGCGGCGGAGCTGGGCGCCGAGGTCAACTTCCAGTTGGCCGAGACGCTCGAAGACAAGCTGCTGTCCGAGATCGACGACAGCGAGGACGACGAGGCTTCGCTGGTCCCCCGCGCGCCGGTCATCACGTTCCTGGGTCACGTCGACCACGGCAAGACGTCGCTGCTGGACCGGATTATCGGGATCGACGTCGCCAAGGGCGAGTCGGGCGGCATCACCCAGCACATCCGCGCCTACCAGATCGACAACGGCGGCAAGCCGATCGCGTTTGTCGACACGCCGGGCCACGCGGCTTTCACCGAGATGCGCGCCCGCGGCGCCAACGTGACGGACATCGCCGTGATTGTGGTGGCGGCCGACGACGGCGTGATGCCCCAGACCGAAGAGGCCATCAGCCACGCCAAGGCGGCCGGCGTGCCGATCGTGGTGGCGATGAACAAGACCGACCTCCCCGGGTTCGACCCGCTCAAAACCCTCACCGGCCTGAGCACCTGCGGCATCGTGCCGAGCGAGTGGGGCGGCGACGTCGAAGTCGTTAAGACCAGCGCCGCAACCGGCGCCGGCATAGAAGACCTGCTGGAAACGCTGCTCACGATCGCGGAGCTGCAAGACTACCGGGCCAACCCCGACCGGCCCGCCGTGGGGGTCTGCCTCGACTCGCAACAAGGCTCCGACTCCGGCGTGGCGATCAAGCTGATCGTCGAACGCGGCACGCTGCGTGTGGGCGACGTCGTCGTCTGCGGCGACGGCTACGGCAAGGTCAAGGCGATGGTCGACCCGCTGAGCGGCGAGCGCATCGAAGCGGCCGGCCCCAGCCGCCCGGTGGACGTGTTCGGGCTCGACGCGGCGCCCTCGGCGGGCGAGCGGTTCTACGTGCTCGACGACATCGGCCAGGCGCGTGAGATCGCCGAGGACCGCGCCGACCGCAGCCGCACCACGATGCTCGGCTCGAACGGGTTCCAGCACGTCACGCTAGAGACGCTGTTTGAGCGGCTCGACGGCGACGAGGAGGTGCAAACCCTCAACCTGATCCTACGGGCCGACGTGCGCGGCTCGATCGAGGCCATCGAGAAAGAGCTCTCCAAGCTGCAGCACCCCGAAGTGCGGCTCCGCATCCTGCAACGCAGCGTCGGTGGAATCAGCGAGGCGGACGTCACCCTGGCCGACGCCTCGGACGCGGTGGTCATCGGCTTCAACGTGGTGCCGGACGAGAAGGCCCGCGCCAAGGCGGCGCAGTTGGGCGTCGAGGTCCGCCGGTACGAGGTGATCTACAAGATCGCCGACGACCTCCGCGCCGCGATGGAAGGGATGCTCAAGCCCGAGGAGCGCGAGCTCACGCTCGGCACGGCGCTGGTGCAGGCCACCTTCAAGATCAGCCGCCTAGGGGTGATCGCCGGTTGCCGCGTGATCTCCGGCGTCGTGGCCCGGGACGGCCGGATGCGCGTCATCCGCGACAGCACCGTGGTGGGCGACTACGCGATCGACTCGCTCAAACGCGAGAAGGACGACGCCAAAGAGGTGCGTGACGGTTACGAGTGCGGCATCAAGCTGGTCGGCTTCAACGACATCAAGGAAGGCGACCTGCTGGAGTGCTACAAGATCGAGAAGATCAGCCGGACGTTCGACGACCGGTAA
- the nusA gene encoding transcription termination factor NusA, translating into MNPSEILRIVDAIHRDKNIDKEIVFEGIEAALVSALKKVYGEEAETYVTINRQDGSVSATCEGEVLDSEEVVGRIGAQTAKQVMIQKIREAERDALYDEYDELVGQMVSGIIQRYEGAAATVTLGNVEALLPRSEQIPGETHHAGERVRATVYEARKAGSRVKVILSRRSPALVQRLFEQEIPEIADGVIEIRAMAREPGYRSKVAVSSSDARVDCVGACVGVRGNRIKNIVDELSGERIDIVRWDDDLEVLIPNALQPAEVDQVILCRILGKAVVLVREDNLSLAIGRRGQNVRLASKLSGWDIEIMTQEELAQSIDQAVEGFSMIEGITQELAERLVEEGFLNYEELSIIEPEDLMQMGSLTEEQAQHIVDQAETRAEEAEAQANAARRLKKEKERVAELQAQADAERAAIEGPPPEAAPEEASEEAAAEGAEGETSEATEEAAEGADSEAAEAAGSEAVEQSPAEADEPDQQEVAEDPSEPEKTVDSPAPAEASAPPAGGAPA; encoded by the coding sequence GAAATCGTCTTCGAGGGGATCGAGGCGGCGCTCGTCTCAGCGTTGAAGAAGGTCTACGGCGAAGAGGCCGAAACGTACGTCACCATCAACCGCCAGGACGGCTCGGTGTCGGCCACCTGCGAAGGGGAAGTGCTGGACTCCGAAGAGGTGGTGGGCCGCATCGGCGCCCAGACCGCCAAGCAGGTGATGATCCAGAAGATCCGCGAGGCAGAGCGGGACGCCCTGTACGACGAGTACGACGAGCTGGTGGGGCAGATGGTCTCGGGCATCATCCAGCGTTACGAGGGCGCCGCCGCCACGGTGACGCTGGGCAACGTCGAGGCGCTGCTGCCGCGTAGCGAGCAAATCCCGGGCGAGACCCACCACGCCGGCGAGCGCGTGCGCGCCACCGTGTACGAGGCCCGCAAGGCAGGCAGCCGCGTGAAGGTGATCCTCAGCCGCCGGAGCCCCGCGCTCGTGCAGCGGCTATTCGAACAAGAGATCCCGGAGATCGCCGACGGGGTCATCGAGATCCGCGCCATGGCCCGCGAGCCCGGCTACCGCTCGAAAGTGGCGGTCTCCAGCAGCGACGCCCGCGTCGACTGCGTCGGCGCCTGCGTCGGCGTCCGCGGCAACCGCATCAAGAACATCGTCGACGAGCTCTCCGGCGAGCGGATCGATATCGTCCGTTGGGACGACGACCTTGAGGTCCTCATCCCCAACGCCCTGCAGCCGGCCGAGGTCGATCAGGTGATCCTCTGCCGCATCCTCGGCAAGGCGGTGGTGCTGGTTCGAGAAGACAACCTGTCCCTGGCCATCGGTCGCCGCGGCCAGAACGTGCGGCTTGCTAGCAAGCTGTCGGGCTGGGACATTGAGATCATGACCCAAGAAGAGCTGGCCCAGTCGATCGACCAGGCGGTCGAGGGCTTCAGCATGATCGAAGGGATCACCCAGGAGCTGGCCGAACGGTTGGTCGAAGAGGGCTTCTTGAACTACGAAGAGCTGTCGATTATCGAGCCGGAAGACCTGATGCAGATGGGCAGCCTGACCGAAGAGCAGGCCCAGCACATCGTCGATCAAGCCGAAACCCGTGCCGAAGAAGCCGAGGCGCAGGCCAACGCCGCCCGCCGGCTGAAGAAGGAAAAAGAACGCGTCGCGGAGCTCCAGGCTCAGGCCGACGCCGAACGGGCCGCGATCGAGGGCCCGCCGCCTGAAGCAGCGCCCGAAGAAGCGTCCGAAGAAGCCGCGGCGGAAGGGGCCGAGGGAGAAACCAGCGAGGCTACCGAAGAGGCCGCTGAGGGCGCCGACTCGGAGGCCGCTGAGGCCGCCGGCTCGGAGGCCGTTGAGCAGTCGCCCGCCGAGGCGGACGAACCAGACCAACAAGAGGTGGCAGAAGACCCGTCTGAGCCTGAAAAAACAGTCGATTCGCCGGCTCCGGCCGAGGCGTCCGCGCCCCCAGCGGGGGGAGCGCCCGCGTAA